In Vibrio gallicus, a single window of DNA contains:
- a CDS encoding bifunctional 4-hydroxy-2-oxoglutarate aldolase/2-dehydro-3-deoxy-phosphogluconate aldolase gives MTTLNDKLASLKVIPVIAINRVEDAIPLGRALVENGMPCAEITLRTECAIEAIRVMRKEFPEMLIGSGTVLTNEQVDASIDAGVDFIVSPGFNPRTVQYCQDKGVAIVPGVNSPSLVEQAMEMGLRTLKFFPAEPSGGVPMLKALTAVYPVNFMPTGGVSLKNVDEYLSIPAVLACGGTWMVPTKLMDEGKWEELGALVRDAVSHVA, from the coding sequence ATGACAACTCTAAACGATAAACTAGCCAGCCTTAAGGTTATTCCAGTAATCGCTATCAATCGCGTTGAAGATGCAATTCCTCTAGGTCGTGCGCTAGTTGAGAATGGCATGCCTTGTGCAGAAATTACACTACGTACTGAGTGTGCTATCGAAGCGATTCGCGTTATGCGTAAAGAATTCCCAGAAATGCTAATTGGTTCTGGTACTGTTCTTACTAACGAGCAAGTTGATGCTTCTATCGATGCTGGCGTTGACTTCATCGTAAGCCCTGGTTTCAACCCACGTACTGTTCAGTACTGCCAAGACAAAGGCGTTGCTATCGTACCTGGCGTTAACAGCCCAAGCCTAGTTGAACAAGCAATGGAAATGGGTCTACGTACTCTTAAATTCTTCCCTGCTGAACCATCAGGTGGCGTTCCAATGCTTAAAGCCCTAACTGCAGTTTACCCTGTAAACTTCATGCCTACTGGCGGCGTTAGCTTGAAAAATGTTGACGAATATCTAAGCATCCCAGCAGTACTTGCGTGTGGTGGTACTTGGATGGTTCCAACTAAGCTAATGGACGAAGGCAAGTGGGAAGAGCTTGGTGCTCTTGTACGTGATGCGGTAAGCCACGTTGCATAA
- a CDS encoding 2-dehydro-3-deoxygluconokinase has translation MTSLNIAIIGECMVELQQKGELLKQAFGGDTLNTALYLSRLTNSHGIKTSYVTALGQDPFSADMLNKWSAEKIDTSLISLRDDKQPGLYYIETDDTGERSFHYWRNDAAAKFMFDHAESAALLEKLNGYDAIYLTGITLAILTENGRNELFKLLESFSGKVFFDNNYRPKLWESQEVAQKWYLKMLSYTDTALLTFDDEQDLYGDEHVEQCIERTTGAGVKELIIKRGGKECLVVDGDNANYVSANVINNVVDTTAAGDSFSAGFLAKRLCGGTAQEAAAAGHAVAGTVIQYSGAIIPAEAMPELSL, from the coding sequence ATGACATCATTAAACATTGCCATCATTGGCGAATGCATGGTTGAACTTCAGCAGAAAGGTGAATTGCTTAAACAAGCATTTGGTGGCGACACATTAAACACAGCTTTGTACCTTTCTCGACTAACAAATAGTCATGGAATCAAAACAAGTTATGTGACCGCATTAGGCCAAGACCCATTTAGCGCCGATATGTTGAATAAATGGTCTGCAGAGAAGATTGACACTAGTCTAATCAGCCTCCGTGATGATAAGCAGCCTGGCCTTTATTACATTGAAACAGATGATACAGGTGAGCGTAGCTTCCATTACTGGAGAAACGACGCCGCTGCTAAATTTATGTTTGACCATGCTGAGTCAGCTGCGTTGCTTGAAAAGCTAAATGGCTATGATGCGATATATTTAACAGGCATCACCCTTGCAATCCTTACAGAAAACGGTCGCAACGAACTGTTCAAGTTACTTGAAAGCTTCTCTGGTAAAGTGTTCTTTGATAACAATTACCGTCCAAAACTTTGGGAAAGCCAAGAAGTTGCTCAGAAGTGGTATCTAAAAATGTTATCTTACACAGATACTGCCCTTCTTACATTTGACGATGAGCAAGACCTATACGGTGATGAGCACGTCGAGCAGTGTATTGAACGTACCACTGGTGCTGGCGTTAAAGAGCTTATTATTAAGCGTGGCGGCAAAGAGTGCTTGGTTGTAGATGGCGACAATGCGAACTATGTTTCTGCAAACGTTATCAACAACGTTGTTGATACAACTGCAGCTGGCGATTCTTTCAGTGCTGGATTCCTAGCTAAACGTCTATGTGGCGGAACAGCTCAAGAAGCTGCTGCGGCTGGGCATGCTGTAGCAGGTACTGTGATTCAATATTCTGGTGCAATTATTCCAGCTGAAGCTATGCCGGAACTTTCTTTATAA
- a CDS encoding cupin domain-containing protein: MNPFFVADDNPWEDLGEGVSRKIVGYTEDLMAVHVRFEKGAIGAVHSHEIHDQIGYVVCGSFEAEIEGEKKILKAGDAYIAPKHFKHGAVALEEGSVLLDCFSPAREDFLK, encoded by the coding sequence ATGAATCCATTCTTTGTTGCAGACGATAATCCATGGGAAGATCTCGGTGAAGGCGTATCACGAAAAATCGTCGGTTATACTGAAGACCTAATGGCCGTTCACGTTCGTTTTGAAAAAGGTGCGATTGGTGCGGTCCACAGCCATGAAATTCATGACCAAATCGGCTACGTTGTTTGCGGTAGTTTCGAAGCGGAAATTGAAGGTGAGAAGAAAATTCTCAAAGCGGGTGATGCTTACATTGCTCCAAAACATTTCAAACACGGCGCAGTTGCATTAGAAGAAGGTAGTGTTCTACTTGATTGCTTCTCACCTGCTCGTGAAGATTTTCTCAAATAA
- a CDS encoding heparinase II/III-family protein, translating to MTTQPVLLSKQEIELLRNEVGRSTLMGKSIAKNVAELEGFMNLPLEVPGHGDGGSYEHNRHKENYTYMNIAGRLFLITQQQKYADFVIALLEEYADKYLELGFQVQKNTNPTGRIFHQILNEHGWLLFTSIAYSCVASAMSEQQRQRIIDRIFMPMIEMSIEKYSHRFDHIHNHGVWAVAAVGACAVAIGKPEYLEMAVYGKDRDASSGFLDQVSNLFAPSGYYLEGPYYSRFTIRPLVLLAEIIHRHMPEVDIYSYKEGVVGNTVQALLASAYPNGVFPAMNDASQSMSIADMGVQVAVSIYGAHYELDDNILGMAKIQDSVWMHPCGLKLSQAYEKASQERKIGLPNWPSMELNEGPDGDQGAQGFIRVQDNSGDVSQLVMNYGMHGMGHGHFDTLGISYFNRGQEVLREYGFARWVNVEPKFGGRYLAENPSYARQTIAHNSITIDETCQNYFDVERADSVSGTPHFFQVDDDALKGMSAFANQHYDGFDLQRSVFLLTLAELEAPLLIDLYRIKGEGEHQYDYSHQYQGQIIRTNFEYESYTELNTLGSDAGYQHLWKVASGEVSDTALVSWLQNNTYYTWLGTSSNDNGEVIFTRTGANDPSFNLRSEPGFLLRSKGESSLFASVVETHGYFNEEFEQSVNARGKVKNIKVLGHTDTASAVQIETENSVVILLLSNQASVTKESDNQLVINDKIYNWKGFYSMEVQAIPQETL from the coding sequence ATGACGACACAACCAGTTCTACTATCTAAACAAGAAATTGAATTATTGCGTAATGAAGTTGGGCGTTCAACGTTGATGGGAAAATCCATTGCGAAGAATGTAGCTGAACTAGAAGGCTTTATGAACCTGCCTCTTGAGGTTCCAGGGCACGGTGATGGTGGTAGCTACGAGCACAACCGTCATAAAGAAAATTACACTTACATGAACATTGCAGGTCGTCTTTTCCTTATCACCCAACAGCAAAAATACGCTGATTTTGTCATCGCATTACTCGAAGAATACGCCGATAAATACCTAGAGCTAGGCTTCCAAGTTCAGAAGAATACTAATCCAACCGGTCGCATTTTCCATCAGATCCTCAACGAGCATGGCTGGTTGTTGTTCACCAGTATTGCTTACTCATGTGTTGCTTCAGCTATGTCTGAGCAACAGCGCCAACGCATTATTGATCGCATTTTCATGCCTATGATAGAGATGAGCATCGAAAAATACTCGCATCGCTTTGACCACATCCATAACCACGGTGTATGGGCGGTTGCCGCCGTAGGTGCGTGTGCTGTCGCAATCGGCAAGCCAGAATATTTAGAGATGGCGGTTTACGGTAAAGACCGCGACGCTTCAAGTGGCTTTTTAGACCAAGTATCTAACCTATTTGCACCGTCGGGCTACTATTTAGAAGGCCCTTATTACTCGCGCTTTACTATTCGCCCACTGGTTCTACTGGCTGAGATTATCCATCGCCACATGCCAGAGGTCGATATCTACAGCTACAAAGAGGGCGTAGTAGGAAATACGGTTCAAGCATTGCTTGCGTCAGCCTATCCAAACGGCGTCTTCCCTGCGATGAATGATGCCTCTCAAAGCATGAGTATCGCGGATATGGGGGTACAGGTTGCAGTAAGTATTTACGGTGCTCACTATGAACTTGACGACAATATTCTTGGTATGGCAAAAATCCAAGATAGTGTTTGGATGCATCCATGTGGTCTTAAATTATCTCAAGCATATGAAAAGGCATCTCAAGAGCGTAAGATTGGTCTTCCAAATTGGCCAAGCATGGAGCTAAATGAAGGGCCAGATGGCGACCAAGGCGCGCAAGGCTTTATCAGAGTACAAGATAACAGTGGTGATGTATCCCAACTGGTCATGAACTATGGTATGCATGGTATGGGACACGGCCACTTTGATACCTTAGGTATTAGCTATTTCAACCGTGGCCAAGAGGTGTTGCGTGAATATGGTTTTGCTCGTTGGGTAAATGTTGAGCCCAAGTTTGGTGGACGTTATCTTGCGGAAAACCCATCCTATGCGCGCCAAACTATCGCCCATAACAGTATTACTATTGATGAAACCTGCCAGAATTACTTTGATGTAGAGCGTGCTGATTCAGTAAGTGGTACACCGCATTTCTTCCAAGTAGATGATGATGCATTGAAGGGCATGAGCGCATTTGCTAATCAGCACTATGATGGCTTTGATTTGCAGCGCAGCGTGTTCCTACTTACACTTGCAGAGCTTGAAGCTCCACTGTTAATTGATCTTTACAGAATAAAGGGTGAGGGTGAGCATCAATATGATTACTCACATCAATACCAAGGTCAGATTATCCGTACTAACTTTGAGTATGAAAGCTATACGGAGCTTAATACATTGGGCTCTGATGCCGGCTATCAACACTTGTGGAAGGTAGCGTCTGGTGAAGTAAGCGATACAGCTCTAGTTAGCTGGCTACAAAATAACACCTATTACACTTGGCTAGGTACAAGCTCGAATGATAATGGTGAGGTTATATTTACTCGCACCGGGGCTAATGACCCTAGCTTTAACCTGCGCAGTGAACCAGGATTTTTGTTACGCAGTAAGGGCGAAAGCAGTTTGTTTGCGTCAGTAGTCGAGACTCACGGTTACTTTAATGAAGAGTTTGAGCAATCTGTAAACGCTCGTGGAAAGGTTAAGAATATCAAAGTATTGGGTCATACCGATACTGCGTCTGCAGTGCAAATTGAAACAGAAAATTCTGTGGTTATCTTGTTACTCAGCAATCAAGCGAGCGTCACCAAAGAGAGTGACAATCAACTAGTTATTAATGACAAAATTTACAATTGGAAAGGCTTCTATTCAATGGAAGTCCAAGCTATCCCTCAGGAGACACTTTAA
- a CDS encoding heparinase II/III domain-containing protein — protein sequence MSYQPLLLNFDEAAQLRKELGKDSLLGKALARDIKQTDAYMAEVGIEVPGHGEGGGYEHNRHKQNYIHMDLAGRLFLITEEAKYRDYIADMLTAYAKVYPTLESNVSKDTNPPGKIFHQTLNENMWMLYASCAYSCIFHTLSDEQKALIENDLFKQMIDLFVVTYGHDFDIVHNHGLWAVAAVGICGYAINDQESVDKALYGLKMDKVSGGFLAQLDQLFSPDGYYMEGPYYHRFSLRPIYLFAESIERRQPEIGIYEFNDSVIKTTSYAVFKTAFPDGSLPACNDSSKTISINDEGVVMATSVCFQRYEQAETLLAMANHQQNVWVHTSGLTLSNAVEAADEIKPFNWGSLYITDGPQGEKGGLGILRHRDAQDDDTMALIWFGQHGSDHQYHSALDHGHYDGLHLSVFNRGIEVLHDYGYGRWVNVEPKFGGRYIPENKSYCKQTVAHNTVTVDQKTQNNFNTALAESKFGEKHFFNIENDKLQGMSGRISGYYEGIDMQRSIILADLEEFEKPLVIDVYRIQSEIDHQYDLPVHYTGQIIRTDFEYQTQSTLKPVGESDGYQHLWNLGSGKVEGSSLVSWLVNNSYYSLVTSAQAADSEVIFARLGANDHDFNLRSEPAMIMRQSGKDHVFASVLETHGYFNEEFEQSVNARGLVESVNVVADTADGTVVRIQTTTGNTYHLGISNRAEEAQQSEHTVGEFTWTGSFAQL from the coding sequence ATGAGCTACCAACCCCTACTGCTGAACTTTGACGAAGCAGCACAATTACGTAAAGAACTTGGCAAGGATAGCCTATTAGGTAAAGCATTAGCGCGCGACATTAAACAAACTGACGCGTACATGGCTGAAGTAGGCATTGAAGTACCAGGACACGGTGAAGGTGGTGGCTACGAGCACAACCGTCACAAGCAAAACTACATCCACATGGATCTAGCGGGTCGTTTGTTCCTGATCACTGAAGAAGCAAAATACCGTGATTACATCGCCGATATGCTTACTGCATACGCGAAGGTATACCCAACGCTTGAAAGTAACGTGAGTAAAGATACTAACCCTCCAGGTAAGATCTTCCACCAAACGCTAAACGAAAACATGTGGATGCTTTACGCTTCTTGTGCGTACTCTTGCATCTTCCACACGCTTTCTGACGAGCAAAAAGCACTGATTGAAAACGACCTTTTCAAGCAAATGATCGACCTGTTTGTTGTGACTTACGGTCACGACTTCGACATCGTTCATAACCACGGCCTTTGGGCTGTAGCAGCAGTAGGTATCTGTGGTTACGCTATCAACGATCAAGAGTCAGTAGACAAAGCGCTTTACGGCCTGAAAATGGACAAAGTAAGCGGCGGTTTCCTAGCTCAGCTTGACCAACTGTTCTCGCCAGATGGCTACTACATGGAAGGTCCTTACTACCACCGTTTCTCTCTACGTCCGATCTACCTGTTCGCAGAATCTATCGAGCGTCGCCAGCCTGAAATTGGTATCTACGAGTTTAATGACTCAGTGATCAAGACAACGTCTTACGCAGTATTCAAAACAGCGTTCCCAGACGGTTCTCTACCAGCATGTAACGATTCATCTAAGACTATCTCTATCAATGATGAAGGCGTTGTGATGGCAACATCTGTATGTTTCCAGCGTTACGAGCAAGCTGAAACACTACTAGCAATGGCTAACCACCAGCAAAACGTATGGGTACATACTTCTGGTCTTACTCTATCGAATGCAGTTGAAGCGGCAGATGAAATCAAGCCATTTAACTGGGGTAGCCTATACATCACAGATGGCCCTCAAGGTGAGAAAGGCGGCCTAGGCATCCTACGTCACCGTGACGCGCAAGATGACGACACTATGGCGCTTATCTGGTTTGGTCAGCACGGCTCTGATCACCAGTACCACTCTGCACTGGATCACGGTCACTACGATGGCCTGCACCTAAGTGTATTCAACCGTGGTATCGAAGTGCTTCACGACTACGGTTACGGCCGTTGGGTAAACGTTGAGCCTAAGTTCGGTGGTCGCTACATTCCTGAGAACAAGTCTTACTGTAAGCAAACTGTTGCTCACAACACTGTGACTGTTGATCAGAAAACTCAGAACAACTTCAACACAGCGCTAGCTGAGTCTAAGTTTGGTGAGAAGCACTTCTTCAACATTGAGAATGACAAGCTTCAAGGCATGAGTGGTCGCATCTCTGGCTACTACGAAGGCATCGATATGCAGCGCAGCATCATCCTTGCTGACCTTGAAGAGTTCGAAAAGCCTCTAGTGATTGATGTTTACCGCATCCAATCAGAAATCGATCACCAGTACGACCTACCTGTACACTACACAGGCCAGATCATCCGTACTGATTTTGAATACCAAACCCAAAGCACGCTTAAGCCTGTGGGTGAGTCTGACGGTTACCAACACCTTTGGAACCTAGGTTCTGGTAAAGTTGAAGGTAGCTCTCTTGTTAGCTGGCTTGTAAACAACAGCTACTACTCACTAGTGACTAGCGCACAAGCCGCTGACAGCGAAGTAATTTTTGCTCGCCTAGGTGCGAACGACCATGACTTTAACCTGCGTAGCGAACCTGCAATGATCATGCGCCAATCGGGTAAAGATCATGTGTTTGCTTCTGTTCTTGAAACTCACGGTTACTTCAACGAAGAGTTCGAGCAATCTGTAAATGCTCGTGGTCTGGTTGAGTCTGTAAACGTAGTGGCTGATACAGCAGACGGTACAGTGGTTCGTATTCAAACGACTACGGGTAACACTTACCACTTAGGTATCTCTAACCGTGCAGAAGAGGCTCAACAATCTGAGCACACGGTAGGCGAGTTCACTTGGACTGGTTCTTTCGCTCAGCTGTAA
- a CDS encoding MATE family efflux transporter: MQSMLMIDTFLISPLGEISLAAMGIASTIVAFIMGIQMALANGSQLVLSRAVGSGVKASLARGYWAGMIINLTVALFFLILLQLFNHQIIEALTDDTSLYAEILSYLSVSQYLVLYTAVTQISIALFNASGQTKVPFKGYLIEMPINALLSYLFIHGWGGFEGHGVKGAALGSVVAITIRAIYLYACMHRWKDLDLALKPHLSSLGKSIKNHFLEIFPIAANVTILSIGATLYQLIYSQLSLNAYVAITLIFPWIRSGSQFITAWSISSAIAVSQAIGSNKMDDLVDNVDKSIDVAIGISFITALLFGVLSLFIGHFYPDLDPVTYAALAAIAPLYVFLPIARGYNTVHGNVLRALGKTTAVFKINFTGQWIISIPLCALIVLYFDGSVFWAFAIQPFEELIKMLPFRHLARKSLREFDHEQAKKLMYD; the protein is encoded by the coding sequence ATGCAATCCATGTTGATGATAGACACATTTTTGATCTCCCCGCTTGGCGAAATTTCTCTAGCCGCAATGGGGATTGCAAGCACCATCGTTGCCTTTATTATGGGTATTCAGATGGCATTAGCGAACGGCAGTCAGTTAGTATTAAGCCGCGCAGTTGGTTCCGGCGTGAAGGCCTCATTAGCTCGCGGGTATTGGGCCGGTATGATAATCAATCTTACTGTAGCCCTGTTTTTCCTGATTCTGCTACAACTGTTTAATCATCAAATTATTGAAGCACTTACCGACGATACCTCCCTTTACGCCGAGATATTAAGCTACCTATCGGTCTCTCAATATTTGGTATTATATACCGCAGTTACTCAAATTAGCATTGCTCTATTCAATGCATCAGGACAGACCAAAGTACCGTTTAAAGGCTATTTGATTGAGATGCCAATCAATGCCCTGTTGTCTTATCTTTTCATACATGGCTGGGGGGGATTTGAAGGGCATGGTGTAAAAGGAGCCGCTCTTGGTAGTGTTGTTGCTATAACTATTCGGGCAATCTATTTATATGCTTGCATGCATCGCTGGAAAGACCTTGATTTAGCACTAAAGCCGCACCTTTCCAGCTTAGGTAAAAGTATTAAAAACCACTTTCTTGAGATATTTCCGATCGCGGCCAACGTCACTATCCTTTCGATTGGTGCAACCTTGTATCAACTTATTTATTCTCAGTTATCCCTTAATGCCTATGTAGCCATCACCTTAATATTCCCCTGGATTCGCTCTGGCTCCCAGTTTATTACCGCTTGGTCTATTTCATCCGCCATTGCCGTCAGTCAAGCAATCGGCTCAAACAAGATGGATGACTTGGTGGATAATGTAGATAAAAGTATCGATGTCGCAATTGGCATATCTTTTATAACCGCGCTTTTGTTTGGTGTATTGAGTCTTTTTATTGGTCACTTTTATCCAGACCTAGACCCTGTTACCTATGCAGCGCTTGCCGCTATAGCACCACTTTATGTCTTCTTGCCAATAGCACGGGGCTATAACACCGTACATGGCAATGTTCTTAGAGCATTAGGGAAAACTACCGCTGTATTTAAAATAAATTTTACTGGGCAGTGGATAATTTCGATTCCTCTTTGCGCTCTTATCGTACTCTATTTTGATGGTTCAGTATTTTGGGCTTTTGCAATCCAGCCCTTTGAAGAGCTGATTAAGATGCTTCCATTTAGACACCTTGCACGCAAGTCTCTTAGAGAGTTTGACCATGAGCAAGCTAAAAAACTAATGTACGACTAA
- a CDS encoding FadR/GntR family transcriptional regulator codes for MSLFSLVEDSSRRIHVQVARQIARKILSGELDEGQKLPCETDLCEVFGVSRTALRESTKLLSAKGLIVSKPKVGTRICPRTQWHFLDPQLLEWIEDLEDNQPFLSQFLGLRKAIEPEACALAAINATVEQRKELSKHFQKMSDAAHAINYDEWTINDHEFHKTIFLATGNQFYIPFSNILSAIFKRFLGDSVVGGNFCLEEHQAIYNGIMSGNAAQARAASMKLLADDNQRLSQLD; via the coding sequence ATGTCGTTGTTCTCATTAGTCGAAGATTCTAGTCGTCGAATTCACGTTCAAGTTGCTAGACAAATCGCTCGCAAAATATTATCTGGCGAACTCGATGAAGGACAAAAGCTTCCTTGCGAAACAGATTTGTGCGAAGTATTTGGTGTGAGTCGTACAGCCCTTAGAGAATCAACTAAGTTACTGTCTGCGAAAGGGCTTATTGTATCAAAACCAAAGGTTGGAACCCGCATTTGTCCTCGTACTCAATGGCATTTTCTTGATCCACAACTATTAGAGTGGATTGAAGATTTAGAAGACAATCAGCCTTTCCTTTCTCAATTTTTGGGTCTGCGAAAAGCAATCGAGCCTGAAGCTTGTGCATTAGCTGCTATCAACGCAACCGTTGAGCAACGCAAGGAGTTATCTAAACACTTCCAGAAGATGTCCGATGCAGCACACGCTATCAATTATGACGAGTGGACAATTAACGACCACGAATTTCATAAAACGATATTTTTGGCCACTGGCAACCAATTTTATATCCCATTTAGTAATATCCTTTCGGCAATATTTAAGCGCTTCCTTGGCGATTCTGTGGTCGGTGGTAATTTCTGTCTCGAAGAACATCAGGCAATTTACAATGGCATAATGTCAGGCAATGCTGCTCAAGCTAGAGCTGCTTCAATGAAGCTATTAGCCGATGATAATCAACGCTTGTCACAATTAGATTAA
- a CDS encoding FadR/GntR family transcriptional regulator, protein MLGSFNSIAGSKRSLHVQVAREIARGVLSGDLAQGSILPGEMSLCEQFGISRTALREAVKLLTSKGLLESRPKVGTRVVDRAYWNFLDPQLIEWMDGLADTDEFCAQFLGLRRAIEPEACALAATFASAEQRIELSETFQEMVDVASEPELDVGKWLDVDMRFHSLIFNATGNDFYLPFGNILTTMFINFIAYSSEEGSTCINEHREIYEAIMAGNADKARQASASHLQETKHRLPVAS, encoded by the coding sequence ATGTTAGGTTCTTTTAACTCAATTGCAGGTTCTAAACGCAGCTTGCATGTACAGGTCGCACGAGAAATTGCTCGCGGCGTGTTATCTGGTGATTTGGCTCAGGGGTCCATTTTACCAGGTGAGATGTCACTATGTGAGCAATTTGGTATTAGCCGTACGGCGCTACGAGAAGCAGTAAAGCTGCTTACGTCAAAAGGGTTGCTTGAGTCTAGACCTAAAGTGGGGACACGTGTGGTAGACAGAGCGTATTGGAACTTCCTAGATCCTCAACTTATTGAGTGGATGGATGGATTAGCTGATACCGATGAGTTTTGTGCGCAATTTTTAGGGCTGCGACGTGCTATTGAACCAGAAGCGTGTGCACTTGCTGCCACTTTTGCATCGGCTGAACAGCGCATCGAACTGTCAGAAACATTTCAAGAAATGGTTGATGTTGCGTCTGAGCCTGAACTGGACGTTGGTAAATGGCTTGATGTTGATATGCGTTTCCATAGCTTGATTTTTAATGCAACCGGTAACGATTTTTATCTTCCGTTCGGTAATATTTTAACCACGATGTTTATTAACTTTATCGCATACTCTTCTGAAGAGGGTAGTACCTGTATTAATGAACACCGTGAAATCTATGAAGCAATTATGGCTGGTAATGCTGATAAAGCGCGCCAAGCGTCAGCATCTCATCTGCAAGAGACTAAACACCGTTTGCCAGTTGCAAGCTAG
- a CDS encoding DUF294 nucleotidyltransferase-like domain-containing protein, which translates to MSESLLPNIIQFISQIDPFDKVPKPALRELASQVQITYLSKGEEIALFVEGEEKFLYIVRTGSMEQRKADGVLRARLGQEDLFGFTFLETEINTDDGYKAIAIEPSLLYLIPHSALQQLFKSSPESAEYFASKAQVRLKSALDVVWSDKEKGLFIKRVKEVGSGRVAVVQANQSIQAVAHEMRIVQRTSCAVIYDGDKLVGLITDRDMTKRVIALGASIDQPVSTVMTYSPLTISPDDLVLHAASVMMQFNIRNLPIVEDNKVIGLLTTSHLVQNHRVQAIFLIEKIKYANSVNALSEFTAERQAIFEALVEGKVAPEITGQVMTLIMDSYTRRLIQIAIDKLGPPPCEFSWIVAGSHARNEVHMLSDQDNAIVLADDATDSDKIYFKHLANIVCNGLASCDYPLCSGNFMATNPKWLQPVAVWKEYYKKWVATPEYERLLNISVFLEIRSVYGNNEFETTLRDALHANIQSNRQFLPSLVRDAVTTHPPLGIFNSLVLEKSGQNTKTLNIKKYAITLIIDLARIYGLAVESDVSATDQRFRDAYEKGQLTEDAYKNIIGAYDFILSFRFSHQLEALKRGEEPNNHIDPNSFGSFERGHLKDAFRIIAELQESVKLKFGAR; encoded by the coding sequence ATGTCAGAATCTCTATTACCGAATATTATTCAATTCATTAGTCAAATTGACCCTTTTGACAAGGTGCCAAAACCGGCGTTACGTGAGCTTGCTTCACAAGTTCAAATTACCTATTTAAGTAAGGGTGAAGAAATTGCGTTGTTTGTGGAGGGGGAAGAGAAATTTCTCTATATCGTCCGCACCGGGTCTATGGAGCAGCGTAAAGCCGATGGCGTACTTCGTGCTCGTCTTGGCCAAGAAGACTTGTTTGGTTTTACCTTTCTAGAGACAGAGATAAATACTGATGACGGATATAAAGCAATAGCCATAGAGCCTTCATTGCTGTACCTGATCCCACATTCTGCGCTGCAACAACTCTTCAAATCGTCTCCAGAAAGTGCTGAGTATTTTGCGTCCAAAGCTCAGGTGCGCCTAAAGTCAGCGTTAGATGTTGTTTGGTCGGACAAAGAGAAAGGCCTGTTTATTAAACGGGTCAAAGAAGTCGGTAGTGGGCGAGTAGCTGTGGTTCAAGCAAACCAAAGCATCCAAGCGGTTGCCCATGAGATGCGCATTGTTCAGCGTACCTCTTGTGCTGTTATTTATGATGGGGACAAATTGGTTGGTTTGATTACAGACCGTGATATGACCAAGCGCGTTATTGCATTAGGTGCTTCTATAGATCAACCCGTTTCTACGGTAATGACGTATTCGCCATTGACTATATCGCCCGACGATTTAGTACTGCATGCCGCTTCAGTAATGATGCAGTTTAATATTCGAAATCTACCGATAGTGGAAGACAATAAAGTCATTGGCTTATTAACAACTTCTCATCTGGTTCAAAACCACCGCGTACAAGCTATTTTCCTAATCGAGAAAATAAAATATGCCAATAGCGTAAACGCGCTATCTGAGTTTACCGCAGAGCGACAAGCAATATTCGAAGCCTTAGTCGAAGGTAAAGTTGCTCCCGAAATTACAGGTCAGGTTATGACCTTAATTATGGACTCCTACACCAGACGATTGATTCAGATAGCTATCGATAAACTTGGGCCACCGCCTTGTGAGTTTTCATGGATTGTTGCAGGTTCACATGCGCGTAATGAAGTGCATATGCTATCAGACCAAGATAATGCGATAGTGTTGGCTGATGATGCGACCGATAGCGATAAAATTTACTTTAAACACCTAGCTAACATTGTGTGTAATGGTTTAGCTAGCTGTGATTACCCGCTGTGTTCGGGTAATTTCATGGCCACTAACCCTAAATGGTTGCAACCTGTGGCAGTATGGAAAGAATACTATAAAAAATGGGTGGCAACTCCAGAGTATGAGCGACTATTAAACATCAGTGTTTTCTTAGAGATCCGCTCGGTGTATGGCAATAATGAGTTTGAGACTACTCTCAGAGATGCTCTGCACGCTAATATTCAAAGTAACCGACAATTCCTGCCATCATTGGTGAGAGATGCGGTGACTACTCACCCGCCTCTTGGGATATTTAATAGTCTAGTTCTTGAAAAATCGGGACAAAATACCAAAACGTTGAATATCAAGAAATATGCAATCACCTTGATTATCGATTTGGCTCGCATCTACGGGCTGGCAGTGGAAAGCGACGTGTCTGCCACCGATCAACGCTTTAGAGATGCCTACGAGAAAGGGCAACTGACAGAAGACGCCTATAAAAACATTATCGGCGCTTATGACTTTATTCTCTCATTCCGCTTTAGTCATCAACTTGAAGCATTAAAGCGTGGTGAAGAGCCGAACAATCATATTGATCCTAATAGCTTTGGTAGCTTTGAGCGTGGTCATCTAAAAGATGCCTTCCGTATTATTGCTGAGTTACAAGAGTCGGTTAAGTTAAAATTCGGAGCAAGATAA